Proteins encoded by one window of Clostridium bornimense:
- a CDS encoding PFL family protein, translating to MLNSNEILETIGMIKDQNLDVRTITLGLSLLDCASDDINVLCDRIYDKITKTAENLVKTGEDIERQYGIPIVNKRISVTPISMVAAATKANSYVQIAKTLDRAAKNVGVNFIGGFSALIQKGFTDSDRVLINSIPEALATTDIVCSSVNIGSTKNGINMDGVKLLGQTIKKTAEITPDGFGCAKLVVFCNAVEDNPFMAGAFHGVGEAEKVINVGVSGPGVVKRALEDVKGESFEIVAETIKKTAFKVTRVGQLVAREASERLGIPFGIVDLSLAPTPAVGDSVGRILEEIGVGHCGGPGTTAALAMLNDAVKKGGLMASSFVGGLSGAFIPVSEDEGMIEVASNGFLTLEKLEAMTCVCSVGLDMIAVPGDTTAETLSGIIADEAAIGMINQKTTAVRLIPVPNKKVGDFVEFGGLLGRAPIMPVNSSDCSNFVNRGGRIPAPVHSMKN from the coding sequence ATGTTGAATTCAAATGAAATTTTAGAAACAATAGGCATGATTAAAGATCAAAATCTTGATGTAAGAACAATTACATTAGGTCTTAGCCTTTTAGATTGTGCATCAGATGATATAAATGTGTTATGTGATAGGATTTATGATAAAATTACAAAAACTGCAGAAAATCTTGTAAAAACAGGAGAAGATATAGAAAGACAATATGGTATCCCAATTGTTAATAAGAGAATATCAGTAACTCCAATTTCAATGGTAGCAGCGGCTACTAAAGCAAACTCATATGTACAAATAGCTAAGACTTTAGATAGAGCGGCAAAAAATGTTGGAGTTAATTTTATAGGTGGATTCTCAGCACTTATTCAAAAAGGATTTACAGACTCAGATAGAGTGCTTATAAACTCAATACCAGAAGCATTGGCGACAACAGATATTGTATGTTCATCAGTTAACATAGGTTCTACTAAAAATGGTATTAATATGGATGGTGTAAAGCTTTTAGGACAAACAATAAAGAAGACAGCGGAAATAACACCAGATGGATTTGGATGTGCAAAACTTGTTGTATTCTGTAATGCTGTTGAAGATAACCCATTTATGGCAGGAGCTTTTCATGGGGTAGGAGAAGCGGAAAAAGTAATAAATGTAGGGGTAAGTGGACCTGGAGTAGTTAAGAGAGCTTTAGAAGATGTTAAGGGAGAATCTTTTGAGATTGTAGCAGAAACTATAAAGAAAACTGCCTTTAAAGTTACTAGAGTGGGACAATTGGTAGCTAGAGAAGCATCTGAAAGACTTGGAATTCCATTTGGAATTGTAGATTTATCTTTAGCACCAACACCAGCAGTAGGTGACTCTGTTGGAAGAATACTTGAAGAGATTGGTGTAGGTCATTGTGGAGGTCCTGGTACAACTGCAGCTCTTGCTATGTTAAATGATGCAGTTAAAAAAGGTGGACTTATGGCATCTTCTTTTGTTGGTGGTTTAAGTGGTGCATTTATACCGGTATCAGAAGATGAGGGTATGATAGAAGTTGCAAGTAATGGTTTCTTAACACTAGAAAAATTAGAGGCTATGACTTGTGTATGTTCAGTAGGTCTTGATATGATAGCTGTACCAGGAGATACAACAGCAGAAACTTTATCAGGAATCATTGCTGATGAAGCTGCTATTGGTATGATTAATCAAAAGACTACTGCTGTTAGATTAATACCAGTTCCAAATAAGAAAGTTGGAGACTTTGTTGAATTTGGAGGGCTACTTGGAAGAGCTCCAATTATGCCAGTAAATAGCTCAGATTGTTCTAATTTTGTTAATAGAGGTGGAAGAATACCAGCACCAGTACATTCAATGAAAAATTAG
- a CDS encoding ACT domain-containing protein, with the protein MKAVVTVVGKDRVGIIFDVTKVLAENSVNVLNISQTILDGYFTMIMITDISKSNKSIAELRETFSSLESKLGVDIRIQHEDIFNSMHNI; encoded by the coding sequence ATGAAAGCTGTTGTTACAGTTGTAGGGAAAGATAGAGTAGGTATTATTTTTGATGTTACTAAAGTACTTGCAGAGAATTCTGTAAATGTACTTAATATTTCACAAACTATATTAGATGGATATTTTACAATGATAATGATAACAGATATTTCCAAGAGCAACAAATCAATTGCAGAGTTAAGAGAAACTTTTTCTAGTTTAGAATCAAAACTTGGGGTGGATATAAGAATCCAACATGAAGACATATTTAATTCAATGCATAATATTTAA
- a CDS encoding ABC transporter ATP-binding protein: MSKKKHGGPMGGGPMVVTEKAKDFKGTMKKLMEYLKPYRIAMILVFILAIGSTAFSIVGPKLLGKATTEIFNGLMSKVSSSGNGSIDFGYIGKIAIGLVALYIVSTILSFIQGFVMSGIAQKVSYNLRKEISKKINRMPLKYFDKTTHGEVLSRITNDVDTVNTTLNQSLSQIITSVTMLIGVIVMMLSISWEMTLGSVLILPIAMGLIMLVVKKSQKYFMDQQEYLGHVNGNVEETFSGHNIMKAFNREEETIEEFNKLNETLYKSAWKSQFLSGMMMPIMTFIGNLGYVLVTILGGWLAVLGKITVGDIVAFTQYIRTFMQPISQAGQIANVLQSTAAAAERVFEFLDEEEEVDDVTEGVNPKDVEGAVEFKDVHFGYNEDKIIINDFSAKIKPGQRVAIVGPTGAGKTTIVKLLMRFYELNGGSIEIDGHNIKDFTRDNLRELFGMVLQDTWLYNGSIKENIRYGRLDATDEEIIEAAKLAHVDHFVRALPHGYDMELNEEASNISQGQKQLLTIARAILADPKILILDEATSSVDTRTEVLIQKAMDNLMKGRTSFVIAHRLSTIRDADLILVMKDGDIIEQGNHEELLKANGFYADLYNSQFEKEEVS, encoded by the coding sequence ATGAGTAAGAAAAAACATGGCGGCCCTATGGGTGGAGGTCCAATGGTAGTTACAGAAAAAGCTAAAGACTTTAAAGGTACAATGAAAAAGCTTATGGAGTATTTAAAACCCTATAGAATTGCTATGATTTTAGTTTTTATATTAGCAATAGGGAGTACTGCTTTTTCAATAGTCGGACCGAAGTTACTAGGTAAGGCTACAACGGAGATATTTAATGGATTAATGAGCAAGGTTTCTAGTTCAGGTAATGGTTCTATTGATTTTGGATATATAGGGAAGATTGCCATAGGATTAGTTGCATTATATATAGTTAGTACAATATTATCGTTTATACAAGGCTTTGTTATGTCAGGAATAGCTCAAAAAGTATCATATAATTTGAGAAAAGAGATTTCTAAAAAGATAAATCGTATGCCTTTAAAATATTTTGATAAAACTACTCATGGAGAAGTTCTATCAAGAATAACTAATGATGTAGATACTGTTAATACAACATTAAATCAAAGTTTATCTCAAATAATAACATCTGTAACTATGCTTATTGGTGTAATAGTTATGATGTTATCTATAAGCTGGGAAATGACTTTAGGATCAGTATTGATATTACCAATTGCTATGGGATTAATAATGTTAGTAGTAAAGAAATCTCAAAAGTATTTTATGGATCAACAAGAGTATCTTGGACATGTAAATGGTAACGTAGAGGAAACTTTTAGTGGACACAATATAATGAAGGCATTTAATAGAGAAGAAGAAACAATAGAAGAGTTTAATAAATTAAATGAAACATTATATAAGTCAGCGTGGAAGTCACAATTTTTATCAGGAATGATGATGCCTATAATGACTTTTATAGGTAACTTAGGATATGTATTAGTAACAATACTTGGTGGATGGCTTGCGGTATTAGGAAAAATAACAGTTGGAGATATTGTAGCATTTACACAATATATACGTACATTTATGCAACCAATATCACAAGCAGGTCAAATAGCAAATGTTCTTCAATCTACGGCGGCTGCTGCTGAAAGAGTATTTGAGTTCTTAGATGAGGAAGAAGAAGTTGATGATGTTACAGAAGGTGTAAATCCTAAAGATGTTGAAGGCGCTGTTGAATTTAAAGATGTTCATTTTGGATATAATGAAGATAAAATAATCATAAATGATTTCTCAGCTAAGATTAAGCCAGGACAAAGAGTTGCAATAGTTGGACCTACAGGAGCAGGTAAAACTACTATAGTTAAACTTCTTATGAGATTTTATGAACTTAATGGTGGTTCTATAGAGATAGATGGTCATAATATTAAAGACTTTACTCGTGATAATTTAAGAGAATTATTTGGTATGGTTCTTCAAGATACATGGTTATATAATGGAAGTATTAAAGAAAATATAAGATATGGTAGATTAGATGCTACTGATGAAGAAATAATAGAAGCTGCTAAATTAGCACATGTAGATCATTTTGTACGTGCATTGCCGCATGGATATGATATGGAACTAAATGAAGAAGCAAGTAATATATCTCAAGGTCAAAAGCAATTACTTACTATTGCCAGGGCAATACTTGCTGATCCTAAGATATTAATTTTAGATGAAGCAACTAGTTCAGTAGATACTCGTACAGAAGTTCTTATTCAAAAAGCTATGGATAATTTAATGAAAGGTAGAACAAGTTTTGTTATCGCTCATAGATTATCTACTATTAGAGATGCAGACTTAATTTTAGTAATGAAAGATGGAGATATAATTGAGCAAGGAAATCATGAAGAATTATTAAAGGCTAATGGTTTCTATGCAGATCTTTATAATAGTCAATTTGAAAAAGAAGAAGTGTCATAA